In Nocardioides nitrophenolicus, the genomic window CGCCCGAACGCGAGCGAGCGCGCCCCGCAGGCGTCGTTGCCGATCATCCCGCCGATGGTGCATCGGGTGCTGGTCGACGGGTCCGGGCCGAACCTCAGCCCGTGGGGCGCCGCGGCCTGCTGCAGCACGGCCTGGACGACGCCGGGCTGCACCACCGCCGTCCCGGCCTCGGGGTCGACGGCGAGGACCTGGTTGAGATGGCGGCTGAAGTCGACGATCACGCCCGGCCCGATCGCGTTGCCGGCGACCGACGTACCGGCTCCCCGCGCCGTGACGGTGAGCCCCTCGGCGCGGGCCGCCGCCAGGATCGCCGCCACCTCGTCGACCGAGCGCGGGAAGGCGACGGCGACGGGCGGGACGCGGTACAGCGAGGCGTCGGAGGAGTAGGCGCCCAGGACCGCGGCGTCGTCGCTGACGTCGCCCGCTCCGTGGCGCTGGAGCTGGAGAGCGATGCCGGACACGGCTGCAATCTATCGGGCGTGGCGACCGGCGCTCCCGGTGCCTCCGTCGCGCCCCCGGGCCGCGCACGCCGTACGCTCGGCGGGTGCCACCGGGTGTCGACTCGCTCCTGATGTCCGAGAGCCTGCAGGAGCTCGTGGACGCCCTCGCCGAGCGCCTCCGGCGATCGGTCGCCCTCGACGACCCGGCGCTGCACCTGATCGCGGCGAGCCGCCACTTCGGCGACGAGGACGCGGTGCGGGTGCAGTCCGTCCTCGGCCGAGGGGTCGACCCCGAGCTCCAGGAGTGGGTGCTGTCGCTGGGCATCGCCGAGCTCGACGGTCCGCACCGCATCGACGTCCCCGAACACATCGGGGCCAAGGACCGGATCTGCGCCCCGGTGCGCTGTGCGGGCCTGCTGCTGGGCTACCTCTGGCTCATCGACGACGGCCAGGTGTCCGACGACGACCTGCGCGACGCCGCGCTCGTCGCCGACAAGGCCGGCGTGATCCTGTACCGGCGCGAGCTGTTCATGCAGCGCCGTCAGGCGCGCAGCGGTGCTCTGGTGCGCGACCTGATCTCGGCCGACGAGCCGACCCGGGTCGCCGCCGAGGCCGAGGGGATCGACGAGGAGCTGCTGCTGCCCGCCGCCGCGGTGAGCGTCAGCGTCATCCGGCCGGTGGACGAGCCGGGGGAGGACGGCACCGCCCCCGATCTCGGGCAGGTCGCGCAGCAGGTGACGAGCATGGGCGTGGACCCGGCGATCCTGTGCCTGCCGCGACCGCACGATCTCGTCGTCCTCGTCGCGCACGCACGCGAGCGGGCTCCGTCCGCGTCGGCACTGCGCCTGCTCGTCGGCAGCATCGTCGAGCGGCTGGGCGGGCGCGCGATCGCGGGCGTCGGGGCCTGGCAGCCCAGCCTGGTGAGCGCACACGAGTCCTACCAGCAGGCGCTGATCGCGGTGCGCGCCGCGCGCTTCCTGCCCGGCCTGGACGACGTGGTGCCCTGGGACTCGCTGGGCGTGTACGGCCTCTTGGCCAAGCTCGACCCGCACGACCTGGCCCTCGGGGCCCATCTCGCCCCGCTCACCGGGCTGGCCGCCAGCAGGAACGGCGAGGTGCTGCTGGCCACGGCCGAGACCTTCCTGGACCTCGCCGGCAGCATCCAGCGCTCGGCCGAGGCGCTGCACATCCATCGGGCCACGCTCTACCAGCGGCTGGCCCGGATCGAGGAGGTGACCGGGCTCGACCTCGACGACGGTGGCGACCGGCTCACCCTCCACCTGGGCCTGAAGCTGGCGCGGCTCGCCGGCGGCGTCCCCCGATCCCGCCGACCCGGCAGAAGCTAGTCCCGCAATCACGCCGACCCGGCAGAAAGTGGCTTCGTCACGCGACCACTTTCTGCCGGGTCGGCGCAACCGGTGAACATTCGTCGATAGAACTGCTCGAACCAGTTGGCGTTCGTCCATGGTTCTGCCGCAGGGCCCGTCTCCATACTTGGTGACCGATCAGGCCGTGGAGGTAGGGGCAGATGAAGCAGTGGTACGACGACCAGGGCGGTCGGCGATGAGCGCGCCGACCCAGCCGCTGCTGGCGCTCGACGGCGTGTGCGTCGCCTACCGGAACCACGAGGTCGTCCACGACGTCTCGCTGGAGGTGGCGGCCGGTGAGGTCGTCGCGCTGATCGGGCCGAGCGGCGCCGGCAAGAGCAGCCTGCTGCGCGCGATCAACTTCCTGGAGCCGCCGAGCAGGGGCCGGATCCTGCTCGAGGGCGTGGAGGTGGGCGGCTCGCGCCGGACCCTCGACGCGCTGCGGCGTGAGGTCGGCATGGTCTTCCAGTCGTTCAACCTCTTCCCCCACCTGACGGCGCTGCAGAACGTCATGCTCGCGCCGGTCCACACCCTCGGGCTGTCGCGGGAGGAGGCGCGGGAGCGGGCCCTGCGGCAGCTGACGCATGTCGGTCTCGCGGGCCACGCCGACGTCAAGCCCGGCAAGTGCTCCGGCGGGCAGCAGCAGCGGATCGCGATCGCCCGGGCGCTGGCGATGGAGCCCAAGGTGATGCTCTTCGACGAGCCCACCTCGGCGCTCGACCCCGAGCTCGGGGCCGAGGTGCTGACGACCATGCGCGCGCTCGCCGCGGAGGGGATGACGATGGTCGTCGTCACCCACGAGATGCACTTCGCCGAGGACGTCGCCGACCGCGTGGTGTTCATGGCCGACGGCCGCGTCGTGGAGGAGAACGCCGCCGGCAAGCTGATGCGCGATCCCCAGCACCCGCGCACCCAGCGCTTCCTCACCGCGGTCAGGAACCGCTGAGCCGTGGACACCCTCCTCAGCGAGCTCGCCGCGGGCATTCCCCAGACGATCGCGATCACGCTCGCCTCCTTCGTCATGGCCGCCGTGCTCGGCCTGCCTCTCGCGGTGCTGCGCCGGTCCGGGGCCTGGTGGCTGCGCCTGCCCGCCGTCGTGGTCGTGGAGATCCTGCGCGCCGTCCCGCCGATCGTGTGGCTCTTCCTCATCTACTACTCCCTCGGCAGCGGCGACTGGCTCCGGCTGACGACCTTCCAGGCCGCGGTGATCGGCCTGGGCCTGATCTACGCCGCGCACCTGTCGGAGGCCTATCGGGCCGGGCTGAACGCGGTCCCCGCCGGACAGTGGGAGGCGACCCGCGCGCTGGCCCTGCCACGGGGCCAGGCCTACGCCCGGGTGATCCTGCCGCAGGCCCTGATCGTGGTCGTGCCGCCGATGGCGACCTTCGCGATCGCGCTGCTCAAGGACAGCGCCATCGCGTCGGTGATCGGCGCGACCGACATCACCTTCCACGCGGTGCAGCTGACCCAGCAGGACCTGAACGGGCTCGGCAACTTCACCGTCGCGGGCCTGCTGTACATCGCGCTCGGCGTGCCCTTCGCCATCGTGGCCAGGAGTGCCGACCGGGTGCTGTCGCGCCGGCTGGTGGGGAGCTGACCATGTCGATGCTGAGTGAGTGGCGGGACTACCTGCCGGACTACCTCGACGGGCTCGGGGTCACCCTGGAGCTGACGGGCGTCAGCCTGCTCATCGGACTGCCGGTGGGGCTGGGCCTGGCGCTGGCGATGACGGCCCCCCAGCGGGCGGCCCGCTGGCCCGCGACCATGCTCGTCGAGATCGGGCGCGGCGCGCCGGCGCTCGTCGTCCTGTACTTCGTCTACTACGGACTGCCGCAGCTGAGCCTGACCTGGAGCAGCTTCGCGTGCGCGGCGATCGCGCTCGCGTTCACGACGGCGGCCTACACCGCCGACATCTTCCGGGCCGGGATCAACTCGATCCCCGTCGGCCATCGCGAGGCGTGTCAGGCGCTCGGGCTCAGTCGCGGCAAGGAGCTGCGCCTGGTGGTGCTGCCGCAGGCGATCCGGGTCGTCATCCCGCCGCTGGTCGGCTTCTGCATCCTGCTCTACCAGGGGACGTCGCTCGCCTTCGCCGTCTCCGTCCCGGAGCTGCTCAGCCGCGCCTACAGCCAGGCGTCGATCACCTACCGGTTCACGGCCACGCTCCTGCTGGCCGGACTGGTCTACGCCGCCATCTCGCTCGCCGCCGTCGCGCTGATGCGGGCCCGATGGCCACGACGTGCTCCGTCCATCGCCTCGGGTGCGTTGCCGGCGGGACGGCCGGCCTCGGCCGGCACCTCGAAGGACACCCCCTCAGATCGGAGAGTGCAATGAAGGTTCGATCCCCCCTCCTCGCGGCCGTGCTCGGCGTCCTCGCGACGGCGGCCGTCAGTGGCTGCGGCTCGTCCGACGAGCCCGGAGCGTCGGCCCCGCCGGCGGACTGCGAGCCCGCCCACCCGGAGGTGAAGACCCTGTCGAAGGGCGAGCTGAGCGTGCTCGTCTACGTCACGCCGCCGTACACGGTCAAGGACGGCGACACCTACGCCGGCGTGGAGGGCTCGATCGTGGCGAAGATCGCCGAGCTGGAGTGCCTCGAGCTCAAGGCCGAGTCCGTCTCCGCGGCGGCCGGCCTGGCGAGCATCGAGGCCGGCCGGGCCGACATCGTCGTGGGTGGCATCTACTACACCGAGGAGCGGGCGCAGACCCTCGGCCTGAGCGCGCCGATGTACCGCGACGGGATGGCGCTGCTGTCGAAGGACGAGCTCGACGGCACGCTCGACGGGCTCCGGGGCAAGACCGTGGGCGTCATCCAGGGCTACCTGTGGAACGAGGACTTCCAGAAGGCGCTGGGCGCCGACCGGGTCAAGCTCTACCAGGACTCCGCGAGCCTGCTCACGGACGTCAAGAACGGCCGGGTCGACGCCGCCGTGCTCACCAGCGCCGAGGCCGGCTACCGGGCGGCGCAGGACTCCGCTCTCACGGTGACGGCCTTCCAGGCCACCCCCGACATCGCCGCCTCGACGAGCCAGAACGAGGTCGTGATGGCCCTGCCGAAGGACGAGACCGAGCTGATCGGCGTGGTCGACGACGACATCGAGACGCTCGTCGGCGACGGCACCGTCGCGACGGTCCTGAAGGACAACGGGATGGACCCGGCCCTGGCGGGCCCCGCCTCCTAGGACACGCCCTCGGTCTTCCGGGGCTCTGCGCCCATCGTTCGGCGGCTCGGGCCGCACCCTCTTCCACCAGCGGAGGCTCTCCCATGGAACACCCCTCGTACGACGCTGCCATCATCGGGGCCGGCGTCGTCGGCTGCTCGATCGCCCATGCGCTCGCTCGCGCCGGCTACCGCGTCTGCGTCCTCGACCGCGCCGGTGCCGTGGGCAGCGGATCCACCAGCGCCTCCTCGGCCAACATCCGGTTCAACTACTCCACCTGGGAGGGCGTCGCCATCGCGTGGGAGTCGCTCGCGATGTGGGAGGACTGGGAGCGCCATCTCGGGGTGGTCGACGAGGCGGGCCTGGCCCGGTTCGTCAGGACGGGCGGGGTGGTGCTGGACTCGCCCGACCAGGACACGGGACGGGTCCTCGACCTGTTCGACCGGGTGGGGGTGCCGTACGAGCGGTGGGACGCGGCCACGCTGCGCTCCCGACTGCCGGTGCTCGACCCCGGCCGCCACTATCCGCCCAAGCAGGTCGGCGACCCGGGCTTCTGGGAGGACCCGGAGGGCGAGCTGGGCGGCTACTGGGTGCCCGACAGCGGGTTCGTCGACGACCCGGCGCTGGCGGCGCACAACCTGATGGCCGCCGCGCGCGCCCACGGCGCGGACTTGCGGCTCAACACGTCCGTCACCGCGATCCGGCGCGACGGCGGAGCCGTCACGGGGGTCGAGGTCGCGGGTGGCGTGACGATCCCGGCCCGGATCGTGGTCAACGCGGCCGGCCCGCACTCCGCGGTGGTCAACGCGCTCGCCGGGGCGCTGGACGACTTCACCGTCGGCACCCGGCCGATGCGCCAGGAGGTGCACCAGGTGCCCGCCCCCGCGGGCTTCGGCGGTGACCGGCTGGTTCCTCTCGTCGGCGACCTCGACCTCGGCACCTACTTCCGGGGCACCCCGAACGGCGAGCTGCTCATCGGCGGCACCGAGCCGGCGTGCGATCCGATGCAGTGGCTCGACGACCCGGACGACTATCGGACCGGCGCGACCAAGGGCGTGTTCGACGCGCAGGTGCTCCGCACGGCCCGCCGGGTCCCCACGCTGGCGGTGCCGAACGCGCCGCGCGGCATCGCCGGGGTCTACGACGTCGCCGACGACTGGATCCCGATCTACGACAAGACCTCGCTGGGTGGCTACTACGTCGCCATCGGCACGAGCGGGAACCAGTTCAAGAACGCCCCGATCGTGGGCGACCTGCTCGCCGCGATCATCGGCGCCGGCGAGAGCGGCCGGGACCACGACACCGACCCGGTCCGGCTGACCCTGCCGCGCACCGGTCACACCGTCGACCTGGCGCACTACAGCAGGCGGCGTCCGGTCGACCGGGACGGCAGCCGCGGGGTGATGGGATGACGCACTCCTGGCCGACCGCCGACGGCCGCCTCTCGGGCCGGATCGGGCTGGACGGACGCGAGCTGATCATGCTCTCGTCGAACGACTACCTCGGCCTGGCCGGCGACGAGCGCGTGGTGGCCGGCGCCCGCCGCGCTCTCGACACCCACGGCACCGGCATCGGCCTGAACCCCAGCATCGCGCTCACCCGGGTGCATCGCGGGCTCGCCGACGAGCTGGCCGACTACCTCGGCGCCGAGTCGGTGCTGCTGTTCAACTCGTGCGCGGCCGCGAACTGCGCCACCCTGCAGACCCTCGCGGACACGCCGGAGACGGCGATCCTCAGCGACGAGTACAACCACGCGAGCATCGTCGACGGCGCTCGGCTGGCGCGTGGCCGGACCCGGGTGTACCGCCATGACGACCTCGCGGACCTGGCCCGGGTCGGCGCGGAGCTGGAGCCGGGCGCGCGGACGCTCGTCGTCACCGACGGCGTGTTCAGCATGGAGGGCTCCGTGGCCCGGCTCGACGAGCTGGAGCCCCTCGTCGCGGACCTCGGCGCCGACCTGGTCGTCGACGAGTCGCACGCCGTGGGCGTCGTCGGCCGCACCGGACGCGGCTCGGTCGAGCACCACGGCGGCGCGCCGTCGACGATCCGCACCGGCACCTTCTCCAAGGCGCTCGGCGCCGGACTCGGGGGCTTCCTCGCGGGACCGAGCGAGATCGTGGACGAGGTGCGCGGCCGCGGCCGCTTCTTCATCTTCACCAGTCCGATGCCGCCCGCGTCCGCGGGCGCGGCGCTCGCCGCGATCCGCGTGCTGCGCGACGACCCGACCCGCCTGGAGCTGCTGCGGGCGAACGTCGCCCGCTTCCGCCGTGGCATGGGGGAGACGGGGTGGGAGCTGCTCGACAGCCCCGGTCCGATCGTCCCGGTCATGCTCGGCGACGACGAGCGCGCCGCACGGGTGGCCCGCGTCATCAGGGACCTCGGGGCGTTCGTCGCCCCGTTCAGCTACCCAGTCGTCCCGCGCGGGACGGCCAGGATCCGCGTCCAGATCTCGGCGGCGCACACCGCCGACGACCTCGACGCGGCGATCGACATCTTCGCCGAGGCCGCTCGGCTCGAACCCACCGACAGGAGCTGACGCGAGCGATGTTCGCCTTGAGGAAGACCACGCCCACCCACGGCTTCACCGTGGCCCACGACGTACCCGTCCCGGAGCCCGGCGCGGGCGAGGTGCTCGTCGCGGTGAGCCGGGCCGGAGTCTGCGGCACCGACAAGGGCATCTACGAGTGGGCGCCCTGGACCGCCGAGCACGTCACGCTGGGCACGACGGTCGGGCACGAGTTCGTCGGAAGGGTCGCCGCGGTGGGCCCCGCCGTCACCCGGGTGCGCGAGGGGCAGCGGGTCAGCGGCGAGGGCCACCTCGCCTGCGGCTCCTGCCCGCCCTGCCGCACCGGCCGGGCGCACGTGTGCGAGAGCGTCCGGGTGCTCGGGGCCGGCGTCGACGGCTGCTTCGCCGACTACGTCCTGCTCCCCGAGGCGAACCTCTGGCCGGTGCACGACGCCGTGTCCGACGACGTCGCCGCCATCCTCGACCCGATCGGCAACGCGATGCACACGGTGATGACCGCGGACGTCGCCGGCCGCAGCGTGCTGGTCACCGGGGCGGGGGTGATCGGCGCGATCTCGATCGCGATCGCCCGGGCCGCCGGCG contains:
- a CDS encoding amino acid ABC transporter ATP-binding protein, coding for MSAPTQPLLALDGVCVAYRNHEVVHDVSLEVAAGEVVALIGPSGAGKSSLLRAINFLEPPSRGRILLEGVEVGGSRRTLDALRREVGMVFQSFNLFPHLTALQNVMLAPVHTLGLSREEARERALRQLTHVGLAGHADVKPGKCSGGQQQRIAIARALAMEPKVMLFDEPTSALDPELGAEVLTTMRALAAEGMTMVVVTHEMHFAEDVADRVVFMADGRVVEENAAGKLMRDPQHPRTQRFLTAVRNR
- a CDS encoding amino acid ABC transporter permease, with translation MDTLLSELAAGIPQTIAITLASFVMAAVLGLPLAVLRRSGAWWLRLPAVVVVEILRAVPPIVWLFLIYYSLGSGDWLRLTTFQAAVIGLGLIYAAHLSEAYRAGLNAVPAGQWEATRALALPRGQAYARVILPQALIVVVPPMATFAIALLKDSAIASVIGATDITFHAVQLTQQDLNGLGNFTVAGLLYIALGVPFAIVARSADRVLSRRLVGS
- a CDS encoding amino acid ABC transporter permease, encoding MSMLSEWRDYLPDYLDGLGVTLELTGVSLLIGLPVGLGLALAMTAPQRAARWPATMLVEIGRGAPALVVLYFVYYGLPQLSLTWSSFACAAIALAFTTAAYTADIFRAGINSIPVGHREACQALGLSRGKELRLVVLPQAIRVVIPPLVGFCILLYQGTSLAFAVSVPELLSRAYSQASITYRFTATLLLAGLVYAAISLAAVALMRARWPRRAPSIASGALPAGRPASAGTSKDTPSDRRVQ
- the tdh gene encoding L-threonine 3-dehydrogenase, which codes for MFALRKTTPTHGFTVAHDVPVPEPGAGEVLVAVSRAGVCGTDKGIYEWAPWTAEHVTLGTTVGHEFVGRVAAVGPAVTRVREGQRVSGEGHLACGSCPPCRTGRAHVCESVRVLGAGVDGCFADYVLLPEANLWPVHDAVSDDVAAILDPIGNAMHTVMTADVAGRSVLVTGAGVIGAISIAIARAAGAGTIIATDLSPRRLELALEMGADHALPADDPDWPEQARRLTRGSGPDVLLEMSGSPTAIRQGLRSLGSGGTAALLGVPTQPVELDLLNDVVFKGATIHGVFGRRMFETWYQVENFLVGGRLRLDPVISHRIPFRDYDRAFELMSSGEAMKIVLVAG
- a CDS encoding substrate-binding periplasmic protein, whose product is MKVRSPLLAAVLGVLATAAVSGCGSSDEPGASAPPADCEPAHPEVKTLSKGELSVLVYVTPPYTVKDGDTYAGVEGSIVAKIAELECLELKAESVSAAAGLASIEAGRADIVVGGIYYTEERAQTLGLSAPMYRDGMALLSKDELDGTLDGLRGKTVGVIQGYLWNEDFQKALGADRVKLYQDSASLLTDVKNGRVDAAVLTSAEAGYRAAQDSALTVTAFQATPDIAASTSQNEVVMALPKDETELIGVVDDDIETLVGDGTVATVLKDNGMDPALAGPAS
- a CDS encoding NAD(P)/FAD-dependent oxidoreductase encodes the protein MEHPSYDAAIIGAGVVGCSIAHALARAGYRVCVLDRAGAVGSGSTSASSANIRFNYSTWEGVAIAWESLAMWEDWERHLGVVDEAGLARFVRTGGVVLDSPDQDTGRVLDLFDRVGVPYERWDAATLRSRLPVLDPGRHYPPKQVGDPGFWEDPEGELGGYWVPDSGFVDDPALAAHNLMAAARAHGADLRLNTSVTAIRRDGGAVTGVEVAGGVTIPARIVVNAAGPHSAVVNALAGALDDFTVGTRPMRQEVHQVPAPAGFGGDRLVPLVGDLDLGTYFRGTPNGELLIGGTEPACDPMQWLDDPDDYRTGATKGVFDAQVLRTARRVPTLAVPNAPRGIAGVYDVADDWIPIYDKTSLGGYYVAIGTSGNQFKNAPIVGDLLAAIIGAGESGRDHDTDPVRLTLPRTGHTVDLAHYSRRRPVDRDGSRGVMG
- a CDS encoding PucR family transcriptional regulator, with translation MSESLQELVDALAERLRRSVALDDPALHLIAASRHFGDEDAVRVQSVLGRGVDPELQEWVLSLGIAELDGPHRIDVPEHIGAKDRICAPVRCAGLLLGYLWLIDDGQVSDDDLRDAALVADKAGVILYRRELFMQRRQARSGALVRDLISADEPTRVAAEAEGIDEELLLPAAAVSVSVIRPVDEPGEDGTAPDLGQVAQQVTSMGVDPAILCLPRPHDLVVLVAHARERAPSASALRLLVGSIVERLGGRAIAGVGAWQPSLVSAHESYQQALIAVRAARFLPGLDDVVPWDSLGVYGLLAKLDPHDLALGAHLAPLTGLAASRNGEVLLATAETFLDLAGSIQRSAEALHIHRATLYQRLARIEEVTGLDLDDGGDRLTLHLGLKLARLAGGVPRSRRPGRS
- a CDS encoding aminotransferase class I/II-fold pyridoxal phosphate-dependent enzyme, with translation MTHSWPTADGRLSGRIGLDGRELIMLSSNDYLGLAGDERVVAGARRALDTHGTGIGLNPSIALTRVHRGLADELADYLGAESVLLFNSCAAANCATLQTLADTPETAILSDEYNHASIVDGARLARGRTRVYRHDDLADLARVGAELEPGARTLVVTDGVFSMEGSVARLDELEPLVADLGADLVVDESHAVGVVGRTGRGSVEHHGGAPSTIRTGTFSKALGAGLGGFLAGPSEIVDEVRGRGRFFIFTSPMPPASAGAALAAIRVLRDDPTRLELLRANVARFRRGMGETGWELLDSPGPIVPVMLGDDERAARVARVIRDLGAFVAPFSYPVVPRGTARIRVQISAAHTADDLDAAIDIFAEAARLEPTDRS